One genomic region from Cellulomonas fengjieae encodes:
- a CDS encoding ABC transporter permease, with product MTTYILRRLLASLLILLGASFIVYLLIAYSGDPLAEIRSSNSPSKAAQMQQRTELLHLDVPPALRYFIWLGGAVKCVVPFAGQCDLGVTLQNQPVTAALSSAIPTTLQLVTTAALLAIVLGVTIGVITALRQYSTLDYGVTFVTFLFFSLPVFWVAVLLKEFGAIGFNDFLRDPFIGNATIVVIALVVGLLWTVIIAGPLKRRLLTFGTAFVVTAAVLYYLSVTRWFTTPSLGLVVIGVTGIAAAYGFTVLFAGLQNRKALYSSLISVAIGLVAYVALQPLLDKATLWLVVLLGVVAVGAGILVGYLMGGYDRGQSMKAAGLTSFAVAALVLLDRFMQAWPAYMDNPRIRNRPVATIGAETPGLEGDFWIQGLDKYTHLILPTIALILISLASYTRYSRASMLEVMGQDYVRTARAKGLSERVVVTRHAFRNAMIPLATIVAIDIGSLIGGAVITENVFSFKGMGQLFLTGLRNTDPNPVMGVFLVTGITAVMFNLLADLTYSALDPRVRVKA from the coding sequence ATGACCACCTACATCCTTCGACGGTTGCTCGCGTCCCTGCTGATCCTGCTGGGCGCGTCGTTCATCGTCTATCTGCTCATCGCCTACTCGGGCGACCCGCTGGCCGAGATCCGGTCGAGCAACTCGCCGAGCAAGGCGGCCCAGATGCAGCAGCGCACGGAGCTGCTCCACCTCGACGTGCCGCCGGCTCTTCGCTACTTCATCTGGCTGGGCGGTGCCGTCAAGTGCGTCGTGCCGTTCGCCGGTCAGTGCGACCTGGGCGTCACGCTGCAGAACCAGCCGGTCACCGCGGCGCTGTCGTCCGCCATCCCGACGACGCTCCAGCTGGTGACGACGGCGGCTCTGCTCGCCATCGTGCTCGGCGTGACCATCGGTGTCATCACGGCGCTGCGGCAGTACAGCACGCTGGACTACGGGGTCACCTTCGTCACGTTCCTCTTCTTCTCGCTCCCCGTGTTCTGGGTCGCGGTCCTGCTCAAGGAGTTCGGGGCCATCGGCTTCAACGACTTCTTGCGAGACCCCTTCATCGGCAACGCCACGATCGTGGTGATAGCGCTGGTCGTCGGCCTGCTGTGGACGGTGATCATCGCGGGGCCCCTCAAGCGCCGGCTGCTGACCTTCGGCACGGCCTTCGTGGTCACCGCAGCCGTCCTGTACTACCTCTCCGTGACGCGCTGGTTCACGACGCCGTCGCTCGGGCTCGTCGTCATCGGGGTCACGGGGATCGCGGCGGCCTACGGGTTCACCGTGCTGTTCGCCGGCCTGCAGAACCGCAAGGCGCTGTACTCCTCGCTGATCAGCGTCGCCATCGGCCTCGTCGCGTACGTCGCCCTGCAGCCGCTGCTGGACAAGGCCACCCTGTGGCTCGTCGTCCTGCTGGGCGTCGTGGCTGTCGGCGCCGGCATCCTGGTCGGCTACCTGATGGGCGGCTACGACCGCGGGCAGTCGATGAAGGCAGCCGGCCTGACCAGCTTCGCGGTCGCCGCACTGGTGCTGCTCGACCGCTTCATGCAGGCGTGGCCCGCGTACATGGACAACCCGCGCATCCGTAACCGGCCGGTTGCCACGATCGGTGCCGAGACCCCCGGTCTCGAGGGCGACTTCTGGATCCAGGGGCTCGACAAGTACACCCACCTGATCCTGCCGACCATCGCGCTGATCCTCATCTCGCTGGCGTCGTACACCCGCTACTCGCGGGCGTCGATGCTCGAGGTGATGGGCCAGGACTACGTCCGGACGGCGCGCGCCAAGGGCCTGTCCGAGCGGGTCGTGGTGACCCGGCACGCGTTCCGCAACGCGATGATCCCCCTGGCCACGATCGTCGCCATCGACATCGGCAGCCTGATCGGCGGGGCGGTGATCACCGAGAACGTGTTCTCCTTCAAGGGCATGGGGCAGCTGTTCCTCACCGGCCTGCGCAACACCGACCCCAACCCCGTGATGGGCGTCTTCCTGGTCACCGGTATCACCGCGGTGATGTTCAACCTGCTGGCCGACCTCACCTACTCGGCCCTCGACCCCCGAGTGAGGGTGAAGGCATGA
- a CDS encoding ABC transporter ATP-binding protein, protein MTDTTAQGAPVLQVTDLSVDFAVDKKWIPAAIDVSFEVHAGEVLAIVGESGSGKSVSSMALLGLLPKNARVTGSIKLMGHEMSEMSSSRVREIRGNEIAMIFQEPMTALNPVYTIGAQIVEALRLHTMMSPTQAKDRALELLTMVELPDPLKAFNSYPHQLSGGQRQRAMIAQSLSNDPVLLVADEPTTALDVTVQAEILDLMRNLRDHLHSAVILITHDMGVVADLSDRIAVMRRGLIVETGTVREIFSNPKHPYTQELLAAVPHLGAADSTGEEIDLTAALAAATGNEDAIAVDAEELARREAANKRALEIAERAQRAAEVEGTTPILELVDVAIEYPKQGRMPAFRAVEGANLVIRPGEVVGLVGESGSGKTTIGRAAVGLLPVVEGTLTVAGVELTKRDPKKLRSLRRKVGMVFQDPSSSLNPRLPVGESIGEPMFLAGVAKGDALQKRIEELLDQVQLPRSYRNRYPHELSGGQKQRVGIARAISLSPELLVADEPTSALDVSVQATVLELLQDLQSRLKFACLFVTHDLAVVDVLADRIAVMRRGAIVEQGTRDAILRNPQQAYTQRLIAAVPLPDPDKQRERRELRALLLDKS, encoded by the coding sequence ATGACCGATACGACCGCCCAGGGCGCACCCGTCCTCCAGGTCACCGACCTGTCCGTCGACTTCGCCGTGGACAAGAAGTGGATCCCCGCGGCGATCGACGTGAGCTTCGAGGTCCACGCCGGCGAGGTCCTCGCCATCGTGGGCGAGTCGGGCTCGGGGAAGTCCGTCAGCTCGATGGCCCTGCTCGGCCTGCTGCCCAAGAACGCACGCGTCACGGGCAGCATCAAGCTGATGGGCCACGAGATGAGCGAGATGTCGTCGTCGCGGGTCCGGGAGATCCGCGGCAACGAGATCGCGATGATCTTCCAGGAGCCCATGACCGCGCTGAACCCCGTCTACACGATCGGGGCGCAGATCGTCGAGGCGCTGCGGCTGCACACCATGATGTCGCCGACGCAGGCCAAGGACCGGGCGCTCGAGCTCCTCACGATGGTCGAGCTGCCGGATCCCCTCAAGGCGTTCAACTCCTACCCGCACCAGCTCTCCGGCGGGCAGCGGCAGCGCGCGATGATCGCCCAGTCGCTGTCCAACGATCCCGTGCTGCTGGTCGCCGACGAGCCCACGACGGCGCTCGACGTGACGGTGCAGGCCGAGATCCTGGACCTCATGCGCAACCTGCGCGACCACCTGCACTCGGCGGTCATCCTGATCACGCACGACATGGGCGTGGTCGCGGACCTGTCGGACCGCATCGCCGTCATGCGCCGCGGGCTGATCGTCGAGACCGGCACCGTGCGGGAGATCTTCAGCAACCCGAAGCACCCGTACACCCAGGAGCTGCTGGCCGCGGTCCCGCACCTGGGCGCCGCCGACTCGACGGGCGAGGAGATCGACCTCACGGCCGCCCTCGCGGCGGCGACGGGCAACGAGGACGCCATCGCGGTCGACGCCGAGGAGCTCGCTCGCCGGGAGGCGGCGAACAAGCGGGCGCTGGAGATCGCCGAGCGTGCGCAGCGCGCAGCGGAGGTCGAGGGCACCACCCCGATCCTCGAGCTGGTCGACGTGGCGATCGAGTACCCCAAGCAGGGTCGGATGCCGGCCTTCCGTGCGGTCGAGGGCGCCAACCTGGTGATCCGTCCGGGCGAGGTCGTCGGTCTGGTGGGTGAGTCGGGTTCCGGCAAGACCACCATCGGCCGTGCGGCCGTGGGCCTGCTGCCCGTGGTCGAGGGCACGCTCACCGTCGCGGGGGTCGAGCTGACCAAGCGCGACCCGAAGAAGCTGCGCTCGCTGCGGCGCAAGGTCGGCATGGTGTTCCAGGACCCGTCGTCGTCGCTGAACCCGCGGCTGCCGGTCGGCGAGAGCATCGGCGAGCCGATGTTCCTGGCGGGCGTCGCCAAGGGCGACGCACTGCAGAAGCGGATCGAGGAGCTGCTGGACCAGGTCCAGCTGCCCCGCAGCTACCGCAACCGCTACCCGCACGAGCTGTCGGGCGGCCAGAAGCAGCGCGTCGGCATCGCGCGCGCGATCTCGCTGTCGCCCGAGCTCCTGGTCGCCGACGAGCCGACGTCCGCGCTCGACGTGTCGGTCCAGGCGACCGTGCTGGAGCTCCTGCAGGACCTGCAGTCCCGGCTGAAGTTCGCGTGCCTGTTCGTCACGCACGACCTGGCGGTCGTCGACGTGCTGGCCGACCGCATCGCCGTGATGCGGCGCGGGGCGATCGTCGAGCAGGGCACCCGCGACGCGATCCTGCGCAACCCGCAGCAGGCCTACACGCAGCGGCTCATCGCGGCCGTCCCGCTGCCCGACCCGGACAAGCAGCGCGAGCGTCGCGAGCTGCGTGCGCTGCTCCTCGACAAGTCCTGA
- a CDS encoding PH domain-containing protein: MRADSGDLTYRPRSRYASTIASWAVIAGLTAAQGFEDGMTAVLRALPLAVALGLVAWLVFWHPRVDVTDHDVVLVNPLRTIRVPWAALINVETQYALALVTPGGRYRAWAAPGPGRHQVVTAGSDELVGMSRLARDSRGAVAIGDLPSAPSGRVAALVRRRWEHLAENGQLTLGAADETPVETTWNRPALVVLAVALVGVVVVALT; the protein is encoded by the coding sequence ATGCGTGCCGACAGTGGCGACCTGACATACAGGCCGCGCAGCAGATATGCGTCCACCATCGCCTCGTGGGCGGTGATCGCGGGACTGACGGCCGCGCAGGGCTTCGAGGACGGGATGACGGCGGTGCTGCGGGCGCTGCCCCTCGCCGTCGCGCTGGGGCTGGTCGCGTGGCTGGTGTTCTGGCACCCGCGCGTCGACGTCACCGATCACGACGTGGTGCTGGTCAACCCGCTGCGGACGATCCGCGTGCCGTGGGCGGCGCTCATCAACGTGGAGACCCAGTACGCGCTGGCGCTGGTGACGCCCGGTGGGCGCTACCGCGCGTGGGCGGCGCCCGGCCCCGGGCGCCACCAGGTGGTCACGGCCGGCAGCGACGAGCTGGTCGGGATGTCCCGCCTGGCCCGCGACTCGCGCGGCGCCGTCGCCATCGGCGACCTGCCCAGCGCGCCCTCCGGCCGCGTGGCCGCCCTGGTCCGCCGCCGGTGGGAGCACCTGGCCGAGAACGGCCAGCTGACGCTGGGTGCCGCCGACGAGACCCCGGTCGAGACGACCTGGAACCGACCGGCGCTCGTGGTGCTGGCGGTGGCTCTCGTCGGCGTGGTGGTCGTGGCGCTGACCTGA
- a CDS encoding ABC transporter substrate-binding protein — protein sequence MAAGTLVLLSACTTAEPEQVRTDTAVVAVAAPFTSLNAGTAEGRTPGSTLVRSLVNGGFVSLDEDGVAVLDEGFGTVEKLADSPLTVRYTIAPDAAWSDGTAVTPDDLLLEWAARSGQLDDVTPELDAQGGITNNDALDAGVAFAATSPALVQVQQRPTVEGATLTLVYAAPVPDWQAALDVNVPAHVVGRSALGVEDATAAAAAVSKAIVDEDKAALSSVSAAWRTQFDADALAQHVDHAVTTGPYAVDLVVPGERVELVRNEEYRGEQPARYERLVVRSDLDPLEEVEALAAGTVDVVTPASTTDVLDALTEVSGAEVRTGGDSQLQLELQAAGAGAFDPATYGGDAAVASAVRRAFLLTVPRDALAADVVAPLWPDADVASGLLPSVAPGAGGVTADGAADVAGARRLLTEAGVSEPVAVRVLTNTSDPLRSAMLDLIVASAAEAGFEVEPYTPVDGLGPDLATPGAWDAALVPVPQSDLPLDSVLARWRTGGATNVTGWSDAATDAAVATLSQTLDPAAAPAPLAAVAESLAAGGAAVPLVRQPIVVATRGSAAPTPGTTPAAPEVEPLALGRADLTSWWSWARTDA from the coding sequence GTGGCGGCAGGGACGCTGGTGCTGCTCAGCGCGTGCACCACGGCGGAGCCCGAGCAGGTTCGGACCGACACGGCCGTCGTCGCCGTCGCCGCACCGTTCACCTCGCTCAACGCGGGCACGGCCGAGGGCCGCACGCCGGGTTCCACGCTCGTGCGCTCCCTGGTGAACGGGGGCTTCGTCTCTCTCGACGAGGACGGTGTCGCGGTGCTCGACGAGGGCTTCGGCACCGTCGAGAAGCTCGCGGACTCGCCGCTCACCGTGCGGTACACGATCGCGCCCGACGCCGCGTGGTCCGACGGCACGGCGGTCACGCCGGACGACCTGCTGCTCGAGTGGGCCGCGCGCAGCGGCCAGCTCGACGACGTGACCCCCGAGCTCGACGCCCAGGGGGGCATCACCAACAACGACGCCCTCGACGCGGGGGTGGCCTTCGCGGCGACCTCCCCGGCGCTCGTCCAGGTGCAGCAGCGGCCGACCGTGGAGGGAGCGACGCTCACCCTCGTCTATGCGGCGCCCGTGCCCGACTGGCAGGCCGCACTCGACGTGAACGTGCCCGCGCACGTGGTGGGCAGGTCCGCGCTGGGCGTCGAGGACGCGACGGCTGCGGCCGCGGCGGTGTCGAAGGCCATCGTCGACGAGGACAAGGCGGCGCTCAGCTCCGTCTCGGCGGCGTGGCGCACGCAGTTCGATGCCGACGCCCTGGCCCAGCACGTCGATCACGCCGTCACCACGGGCCCGTACGCCGTGGACCTGGTGGTACCGGGGGAGCGGGTCGAGCTGGTCCGCAACGAGGAGTACCGGGGCGAGCAGCCCGCGCGGTACGAGCGGCTGGTCGTCCGCAGCGACCTCGACCCGCTCGAGGAGGTCGAGGCGCTGGCGGCGGGCACGGTCGACGTCGTGACGCCGGCGAGCACGACCGACGTGCTGGACGCGCTGACCGAGGTGTCGGGGGCCGAGGTCCGCACGGGCGGCGACAGCCAGCTCCAGCTCGAGCTCCAGGCCGCCGGCGCGGGCGCCTTCGACCCCGCGACGTACGGGGGCGACGCCGCGGTGGCGTCCGCAGTGCGCCGGGCGTTCCTGCTCACCGTGCCGCGCGACGCGCTCGCCGCGGACGTGGTCGCCCCGCTGTGGCCGGACGCCGACGTGGCCTCCGGTCTCCTGCCGTCCGTTGCCCCGGGCGCGGGGGGCGTGACCGCCGACGGCGCGGCGGACGTGGCCGGTGCGCGCCGGCTGCTGACCGAGGCGGGCGTGAGCGAGCCCGTCGCGGTGCGGGTGCTGACCAACACGTCGGACCCGCTGCGCTCGGCCATGCTCGACCTGATCGTGGCGTCGGCGGCGGAGGCCGGCTTCGAGGTCGAGCCGTACACGCCGGTCGACGGGCTCGGCCCCGACCTGGCGACACCGGGCGCGTGGGACGCGGCGCTGGTGCCCGTGCCGCAGTCGGACCTGCCGCTGGACTCCGTGCTTGCACGGTGGCGGACGGGTGGGGCGACGAACGTCACCGGCTGGTCGGACGCGGCCACCGACGCCGCCGTCGCCACGCTGTCGCAGACGCTCGACCCCGCCGCTGCCCCGGCTCCGCTCGCCGCCGTCGCGGAGAGCCTCGCCGCAGGCGGTGCGGCGGTCCCGCTGGTGCGGCAGCCGATCGTCGTCGCCACCCGAGGCTCCGCGGCGCCGACCCCCGGGACCACGCCGGCGGCGCCCGAGGTGGAGCCGCTGGCGCTCGGCCGCGCGGACCTGACGTCCTGGTGGTCCTGGGCGCGCACCGACGCCTGA
- the typA gene encoding translational GTPase TypA: protein MSEPTTVPESVPTSSAGTSVRADLRNVAIVAHVDHGKTTLVDAMLWQSGAFGSHAHVDERAMDSGDLEREKGITILAKNTAIRYSGPAAAEIGQPDGITINVIDTPGHADFGGEVERGLSMVDGVVLLVDASEGPLPQTRFVLRKALEAKLPVILVVNKTDRPDARISEVVHEATDLLLGLASDLHEEVPDLDLDAILDVPVVYAAARAGRASLNQPEDGGLPDSENLEPLFKTILEKIPAPTYTEGAPLQAHVTNLDASPFLGRLALLRIFNGELRKGQTVAWARADGTMQNVKITELLETKALERVPTDSAGPGDIVAVAGIENITIGETLTDPDDPRPLPLIKVDDPAISMTIGINTSPLAGRGGKGHKVTARQVKDRLDKELVGNVSLRVLPTERPDAWEVQGRGELALAILVEQMRREGFELTVGKPQVVTKKVDGKTYEPVERMTIDVPEEYLGAVTQLLAQRKGRMETMSNHGTGWVRMEFLVPARGLIGFRTRFLTDTRGTGIASSIADGYEPWAGPIDTRVNGSLVADRAGAVTPFAMINLQDRGSFFVEATQEVYEGQIVGENSRNEDMDVNITKEKKLTNMRSAAADNFENIIPPRKLTLEESLEFAREDECVEVTPEIVRIRKVVLDQTERARITARSKRA, encoded by the coding sequence ATGTCTGAGCCCACGACGGTGCCTGAGTCTGTGCCGACGTCGTCGGCGGGCACGAGCGTGCGCGCCGACCTGCGCAACGTCGCCATCGTCGCCCACGTCGACCACGGCAAGACGACCCTGGTCGACGCCATGCTGTGGCAGTCCGGGGCCTTCGGCTCCCACGCCCACGTCGACGAGCGCGCGATGGACTCCGGCGACCTGGAGCGCGAGAAGGGCATCACGATCCTCGCCAAGAACACCGCGATCCGGTACTCCGGACCCGCGGCTGCGGAGATCGGCCAGCCCGACGGCATCACCATCAACGTCATCGACACCCCGGGTCACGCCGACTTCGGCGGTGAGGTCGAGCGCGGCCTGTCCATGGTCGACGGCGTCGTCCTGCTGGTCGACGCGAGCGAGGGCCCGCTCCCGCAGACGCGGTTCGTGCTCCGCAAGGCGCTCGAGGCCAAGCTCCCCGTGATCCTCGTCGTGAACAAGACGGACCGTCCGGACGCCCGCATCTCCGAGGTCGTGCACGAGGCGACCGACCTGCTGCTGGGCCTGGCGTCCGACCTGCACGAGGAGGTCCCGGACCTGGACCTGGACGCCATCCTCGATGTGCCGGTCGTGTACGCGGCGGCCCGTGCCGGTCGGGCGTCGCTGAACCAGCCCGAGGACGGTGGCCTGCCGGACTCCGAGAACCTCGAGCCGCTGTTCAAGACCATCCTCGAGAAGATCCCCGCCCCCACGTACACGGAGGGCGCGCCGCTGCAGGCGCACGTCACCAACCTCGACGCGTCACCGTTCCTGGGCCGCCTCGCGCTGCTGCGCATCTTCAACGGTGAGCTCCGCAAGGGCCAGACCGTCGCGTGGGCGCGGGCCGACGGCACGATGCAGAACGTGAAGATCACCGAGCTGCTGGAGACCAAGGCGCTCGAGCGCGTCCCCACGGACTCCGCGGGCCCCGGTGACATCGTCGCCGTCGCCGGCATCGAGAACATCACCATCGGCGAGACGCTGACCGACCCCGACGACCCGCGTCCGCTGCCGCTGATCAAGGTCGACGACCCGGCGATCTCGATGACCATCGGCATCAACACCTCGCCGCTGGCCGGCCGCGGCGGCAAGGGCCACAAGGTCACCGCCCGCCAGGTCAAGGACCGCCTCGACAAGGAGCTCGTCGGCAACGTCTCGCTCCGCGTGCTGCCGACCGAGCGTCCCGACGCCTGGGAGGTCCAGGGCCGTGGTGAGCTCGCGCTCGCCATCCTGGTCGAGCAGATGCGTCGCGAGGGCTTCGAGCTGACCGTCGGCAAGCCGCAGGTGGTCACCAAGAAGGTCGACGGAAAGACGTACGAGCCCGTCGAGCGGATGACGATCGACGTCCCCGAGGAGTACCTGGGCGCCGTCACGCAGCTGCTCGCGCAGCGCAAGGGCCGCATGGAGACCATGTCGAACCACGGCACCGGCTGGGTCCGCATGGAGTTCCTGGTCCCCGCGCGTGGCCTGATCGGCTTCCGCACACGGTTCCTCACCGACACGCGCGGCACCGGCATCGCGTCGTCCATCGCCGACGGTTACGAGCCGTGGGCCGGCCCCATCGACACGCGCGTCAACGGCTCGCTCGTCGCGGACCGCGCGGGCGCCGTGACGCCGTTCGCCATGATCAACCTGCAGGACCGCGGCTCGTTCTTCGTCGAGGCCACGCAGGAGGTCTACGAGGGCCAGATCGTCGGTGAGAACTCGCGCAACGAGGACATGGACGTCAACATCACCAAGGAGAAGAAGCTCACCAACATGCGCTCCGCGGCGGCGGACAACTTCGAGAACATCATCCCGCCGCGCAAGCTCACGCTGGAGGAGTCCCTCGAGTTCGCCCGCGAGGACGAGTGCGTCGAGGTGACGCCGGAGATCGTGCGTATCCGCAAGGTGGTCCTCGACCAGACCGAGCGCGCGCGCATCACGGCTCGCTCCAAGCGCGCCTGA
- a CDS encoding ABC transporter permease, translating to MTTVLENTADVPPNPATPGGGEDVRGLSQGRIVTKRFFGHTGAVVSIGVLAGVLILAISAIGIGPIPGWWKYTYLQTPPLVDGGKPTLQLFPFSLGDHPFGQDRVGRDMFAMTMRGAQISMFIMLMVGAIAALVGVLIGSASGFFRGKIEAVLMRFTDMIIIIPALIAAAVVGNSAKSVVALALFLGLVSWTGMARLVRGDFLTLREREFVDAARLAGASNGRIIFKHILPNAVGVITVNTTLLMSAAILTETALSYVGLGVKSPDVSLGLLISANQAAFATRPWLFWWPGVFIVVICLTINFIGDGLRDAFDPRQKKFALRRVKETRERPDLYAQPTARGPVASGGATTVASGGFYESLDQPRDMGEGNDDGEGRR from the coding sequence ATGACCACCGTCCTGGAGAACACGGCGGACGTCCCGCCCAACCCTGCGACCCCCGGCGGCGGCGAGGACGTCCGTGGCCTCAGCCAGGGCCGTATCGTCACCAAGCGCTTCTTCGGCCACACCGGTGCGGTCGTCAGCATCGGGGTCCTGGCCGGCGTGCTGATCCTCGCCATCTCGGCGATCGGGATCGGCCCCATCCCGGGGTGGTGGAAGTACACCTACCTGCAGACCCCGCCGCTCGTCGACGGGGGCAAGCCGACCCTGCAGCTGTTCCCGTTCTCGCTGGGGGACCACCCGTTCGGTCAGGACCGCGTCGGGCGCGACATGTTCGCGATGACGATGCGCGGCGCCCAGATCTCGATGTTCATCATGCTGATGGTGGGCGCGATCGCCGCGCTGGTGGGCGTGCTCATCGGGTCGGCCTCGGGCTTCTTCCGCGGCAAGATCGAGGCCGTCCTCATGCGGTTCACCGACATGATCATCATCATCCCGGCGCTGATCGCCGCCGCGGTCGTGGGCAACTCGGCCAAGAGCGTCGTCGCCCTGGCCCTGTTCCTCGGGCTCGTCTCGTGGACCGGCATGGCGCGACTGGTGCGCGGTGACTTCCTGACCCTGCGCGAGCGGGAGTTCGTCGACGCCGCCCGGCTCGCCGGGGCGTCGAACGGCCGGATCATCTTCAAGCACATCCTGCCGAACGCGGTCGGCGTCATCACGGTGAACACCACGCTGCTGATGTCGGCGGCGATCCTCACCGAGACGGCGCTCAGCTACGTGGGGCTCGGCGTCAAGTCGCCCGACGTCTCGCTCGGGCTGCTCATCAGCGCCAACCAGGCGGCGTTCGCCACCCGCCCGTGGCTGTTCTGGTGGCCCGGTGTGTTCATCGTCGTCATCTGCCTGACGATCAACTTCATCGGTGACGGTCTGCGCGACGCGTTCGACCCCCGCCAGAAGAAGTTCGCGCTGCGCCGGGTCAAGGAGACGCGCGAGCGTCCCGACCTGTACGCGCAGCCGACGGCGCGCGGTCCGGTCGCCAGCGGTGGCGCCACGACGGTCGCCTCCGGCGGGTTCTACGAGTCGCTGGACCAGCCGCGTGACATGGGCGAGGGCAACGACGACGGTGAGGGCCGGCGGTGA
- a CDS encoding ABC transporter family substrate-binding protein, with the protein MKIRRISAATAVLAAGALVLTACSNTPTDTASPSESAAATTGGNVVVAEVNEFFSFNSSTANGNTDINSKVSLATNSNFYYIDGDLKVQRDESFGTIEKVSDDPLTVKYTVNEGETWSDGEPIDADDLILAWAVYSGFYDDGGNPDEEGNPTTGTSYFSYAGSTEGLGLTEFPEIGDDNRSVTLTYAEPFADWEVAFGLDRPAHVVAKGGGLADGQALIDLLKDKPRGNVDAPVPTDPALKAVADFYNTGFDSRTLPSDPSLYLSSGPYIVSDVVEGQSVTMVANDKYEGDFGPKLDEITIRTIADPSAMVQALQNGEVDVISPQANADTLAALEGLDGVDVHKGNQLAYDHIDLNFSGVFADQNVREAFLKTIPRQAILEAIITPLDPEAKVLDSQLFVPAQDGYADAIANNGSAAYAEPDIAGAKELLAGATPTVRILYNVNNPNRVDAFTLIQQSATEAGFIIEDQGDAKWGSRLGDGSYDASIYGWVNSGVGVSGVPQIFGTGAASNFNGFTDPSADELMAELITTTDVEEQTRLQQEIDEKIFASSYGLPFFQSIGVDAVAERVEGIDAYNPNQNGVWWNVWNWSVNDG; encoded by the coding sequence TTGAAGATCAGGCGAATCAGCGCCGCGACTGCGGTTCTCGCAGCCGGTGCCCTGGTGCTCACCGCGTGCTCAAACACGCCGACCGACACCGCGTCCCCGTCGGAGTCCGCTGCTGCGACGACCGGTGGCAACGTCGTCGTCGCCGAGGTGAACGAGTTCTTCTCGTTCAACTCCTCGACGGCCAACGGCAACACGGACATCAACTCGAAGGTGTCGCTCGCGACGAACTCGAACTTCTACTACATCGACGGTGACCTCAAGGTCCAGCGCGACGAGTCGTTCGGGACCATCGAGAAGGTCAGCGACGACCCGCTGACGGTCAAGTACACCGTCAACGAGGGCGAGACCTGGTCCGACGGTGAGCCGATCGACGCCGACGACCTGATCCTGGCGTGGGCCGTCTACTCCGGCTTCTACGACGACGGTGGCAACCCGGACGAGGAGGGCAACCCGACGACCGGGACGTCCTACTTCAGCTACGCCGGCTCCACCGAGGGCCTGGGCCTGACCGAGTTCCCCGAGATCGGCGACGACAACCGCAGCGTCACGCTGACGTATGCCGAGCCGTTCGCCGACTGGGAGGTGGCGTTCGGTCTCGACCGTCCGGCCCACGTCGTCGCCAAGGGTGGCGGCCTCGCCGACGGCCAGGCGCTCATCGACCTGCTGAAGGACAAGCCGCGCGGCAACGTCGACGCCCCGGTCCCCACGGACCCGGCGCTCAAGGCCGTCGCCGACTTCTACAACACGGGCTTCGACTCCCGCACGCTGCCCAGCGACCCGTCGCTGTACCTGTCCAGCGGCCCGTACATCGTCTCGGACGTCGTCGAGGGCCAGTCGGTCACGATGGTCGCCAACGACAAGTACGAGGGTGACTTCGGGCCGAAGCTGGACGAGATCACCATCCGCACCATCGCGGACCCGTCCGCCATGGTCCAGGCGCTGCAGAACGGTGAGGTCGACGTCATCTCGCCGCAGGCCAACGCCGACACGCTCGCCGCGCTCGAGGGTCTCGACGGCGTCGACGTCCACAAGGGCAACCAGCTCGCGTACGACCACATCGACCTGAACTTCTCGGGTGTCTTCGCCGACCAGAACGTCCGTGAGGCGTTCCTCAAGACGATCCCCCGTCAGGCGATCCTCGAGGCGATCATCACGCCGCTGGACCCCGAGGCCAAGGTCCTCGACTCGCAGCTGTTCGTGCCGGCCCAGGACGGCTACGCCGACGCGATCGCGAACAACGGCTCCGCCGCGTACGCCGAGCCGGACATCGCCGGCGCCAAGGAGCTGCTCGCCGGTGCCACGCCGACGGTCCGCATCCTCTACAACGTCAACAACCCGAACCGCGTTGACGCGTTCACGCTGATCCAGCAGTCGGCCACCGAGGCCGGCTTCATCATCGAGGACCAGGGCGACGCCAAGTGGGGCTCGCGCCTCGGCGACGGCTCGTACGACGCCTCGATCTACGGCTGGGTCAACTCCGGCGTCGGCGTCAGCGGCGTGCCGCAGATCTTCGGCACCGGTGCGGCGTCGAACTTCAACGGCTTCACGGACCCGTCCGCGGACGAGCTGATGGCCGAGCTCATCACGACCACGGACGTCGAGGAGCAGACCCGTCTGCAGCAGGAGATCGACGAGAAGATCTTCGCGTCGTCCTACGGCCTGCCCTTCTTCCAGAGCATCGGCGTGGACGCTGTCGCCGAGCGCGTCGAGGGCATCGACGCGTACAACCCCAACCAGAACGGTGTCTGGTGGAACGTCTGGAACTGGAGCGTCAACGACGGCTGA